From the Nostoc sp. PCC 7107 genome, the window ACCGATAAACCATGTTTAACAGCTTGAGCAATCAGACGCGCTTCAATTTCTGGTTTCAATTGTATCTGTATAGTCATTGATTTACTCGCTACTTTATCTCTCTCTAATGGTCAAGTAATTAAAAATAAAAGGACTAGATTAACCAGTCCTTCTGTAAAGTTATTTAATTTGTTTATTTTAATAACGGGATTTTTTGTGTTTGAGTTTTTGCTTTTGCTTTCGTTTTGCAGAAGTAGCAACTGCCAATTCTACCGGATAACCGACAACAGGAATTACTTGATACTTACGCTCATCTTCTAAGTTTCTGAGTTCTGTGTAATCTACCCAATGGATGCAATCAACGGGACAGGTGTCAATTGCTTCTTGGATAATTTCTTCCGCGTCCCCATCTTGACGAATTACGCGCGATCGCCCGTAATCTGGTTCAATGTAAAAAGTATTTCGTGCTACATGGGCACAGTGTTTACAGCCAATACAGGTGATTTCGTCAACATAAACACCTTTTTGCCGCAACACTCCACCCAATTCCGGTTCCAAACCAGAACGTTCTTGGTTATCCCGCAAAAAACCGCCTAATTCTGGTTCCAAACCGGAACGATTATCTTCCTGTTCTTCTGGCGAAGGCAGAAAATCAGCCATTACGCACTCCAGCGTTGTACTACTAAGCGAATAGAACCGTCGGCATTTTTCTGTTGTTCAGCAACTTGAAAGCCAGCCAGCGCAGTTTCTTTAACAACTGTTTGATAAGCATAACGCTGGGTTACTTGGCGCAAGAAACCATCTACAGACAGATTTTGTTGCCAATATTGCAAGTCAGCAACTAGTTCGTATTCTTTGCCATTCCATCTAAAGCCGATGTCATAGCCATTTTCCTGCTCGATGGTCACTTCCGCAGGATGGGTTTGACCACGATAACCACGTACCTCACGGGGGCCGGGTTTCCAGTCGATGCCCAATTCAGTTAGCGCATCTTTTAAGGAATCAAGGTTACGGATTTGAGTCTTAATTTGGCTAAAGTGTGACATGGTGGTTGTAAATCAACGACAATAAACTGCTGGAAAACTTACCATTCGCTGTAAGTAGCTTGTGTATTCGCCAGATTGGATTCTTGTATTTGATTGGCGAAAAATTCTGAGGTTGGCTCTTGATTAAGTACTTGCCCCAGTTGTGCTTCAATTGCCGCTGTTACCTCAGCACAAGAAGCACCCACAATGCCAGTGACTTTCTCTTGTACGCGACCGTCTGGATAAATTATGAATTCTAATGTCTCCATTCTCTTGGCCAACCACGATAGTAAGCTTAGACTTTGCCCCTTAGCACAATGCTAAAAAGCCTGTCTAGGGAACATTGTTAAGTAGACACAAACTTGCCATTTTTAACTAATGTTCCATCTCTCAATATAAATATCTCAGAAAATTTACAAAATTTATTAGTTTAATAAGTCAGTACATCTGTCATTAGTTAGTCTCTCTTAACCTTCTGGAATAGTCAAGTTTATGACTGAGCTTGTAAAGCTGGGATAAATGCTTGATAAATCAGCACTCTCCGGTAGTATACCTAGATAGGTAAGTTATAAAACTATGTAATTTATCGAAAAAGTTTATCATTATTATTAAATTAAACCTATTCTCTCTAGGGTGATAAATTATGAGAGTCAGAGGATGATATGATTTTTGATGAAAGACTGGTCATAAAGAAAGCAGGTGAGGATGAAGCGCGT encodes:
- a CDS encoding DUF1257 domain-containing protein: MSHFSQIKTQIRNLDSLKDALTELGIDWKPGPREVRGYRGQTHPAEVTIEQENGYDIGFRWNGKEYELVADLQYWQQNLSVDGFLRQVTQRYAYQTVVKETALAGFQVAEQQKNADGSIRLVVQRWSA
- a CDS encoding DUF2997 domain-containing protein yields the protein METLEFIIYPDGRVQEKVTGIVGASCAEVTAAIEAQLGQVLNQEPTSEFFANQIQESNLANTQATYSEW
- a CDS encoding ferredoxin, with the translated sequence MADFLPSPEEQEDNRSGLEPELGGFLRDNQERSGLEPELGGVLRQKGVYVDEITCIGCKHCAHVARNTFYIEPDYGRSRVIRQDGDAEEIIQEAIDTCPVDCIHWVDYTELRNLEDERKYQVIPVVGYPVELAVATSAKRKQKQKLKHKKSRY